One genomic region from Pseudorca crassidens isolate mPseCra1 chromosome 11, mPseCra1.hap1, whole genome shotgun sequence encodes:
- the CMAS gene encoding N-acylneuraminate cytidylyltransferase gives MDSVEKGAATSVSNPRGRPSRGRPPKLQRNSRGGQGRGVEKPPHLAALILARGGSKGIPLKNIKHLAGVPLIGWVLRAALDSGVFQSVWVSTDHDEIENVAKQFGAQVHRRSSEASKDSSTSLDAIIEFLNYHNEVDIVGNIQATSPCLHPTDLQKVAEMIREEGYDSVFSVVRRHQFRWGEIQKGVREMTEPLNLNPAKRPRRQDWDGELYENGSFYFAKRHLIEMGYLQGGKMAYYEMRAEHSVDIDVDIDWPIAEQRVLRFGYFGKEKLKEIKLFVCNIDGCLTNGHIYVSGDQKEIISYDVKDAIGISLLKKSGIEVRLISERACSKQTLSSLKLDCKMEVSVPDKLAVVDEWRKEMGLCWKEVAYLGNEVSDEECLKKAGLSGVPADACAAAQKAVGYICKSYGGRGALREFAEHVFLLMEKVINSCQK, from the exons ATGGACTCGGTGGAGAAGGGGGCCGCCACCTCCGTCTCCAACCCGCGGGGCCGGCCCTCCCGGGGTCGGCCGCCAAAGCTGCAGCGCAACTCCCGCGGGGGCCAGGGCCGAGGTGtggagaagcccccgcacctggCGGCCCTAATCCTGGCCCGCGGCGGCAGCAAGGGCATCCCCCTGAAGAACATTAAGCACCTGGCGGGGGTCCCGCTCATTGGCTGGGTCCTGCGTGCGGCCCTGGACTCGGGGGTCTTCCAGAG TGTTTGGGTTTCAACAGACCATGATGAAATTGAGAATGTGGCCAAACAATTTGGTGCACAAGTTCATCGAAGAAGTTCTGAAGCTTCAAAAGACAGTTCTACCTCACTAGATGCCATCATAGAATTTCTTAATTATCACAATG agGTTGACATTGTAGGAAATATTCAAGCTACTTCTCCGTGTTTACATCCTACTGATCTTCAGAAAGTTGCAGAAATGATTCGAGAAGAAGGatatgattctgttttctctgttgtgAGACGCCATCAGTTTCGATGGGGTGAAATTCAGAAAGGAG TTCGTGAAATGACTGAGCCTCTGAATTTGAATCCAGCTAAACGACCTCGTCGACAAGACTGGGATGGAGAATTATATGAAAATGGCTCGTTTTATTTTGCTAAAAGACATTTGATAGAGATGGGTTACTTACAG GGTGGGAAAATGGCGTACTACGAGATGCGAGCCGAGCACAGTGTGGACATAGATGTGGACATTGACTGGCCTATTGCAGAACAAAGAGTTTTAAG ATTTGGCTATTTTGGCAAAGAGAAGCTGAAGGAGATAAAACTTTTCGTTTGCAATATTGATGGATGTCTAACCAATGGCCACATTTATGTATCAGGAgaccaaaaagaaataatatcttACGATGTAAAAGATGCTATTGGGATaagtttattaaagaaaagtGGTATTGAG gtgaGGTTAATCTCAGAAAGGGCCTGTTCAAAGCAGACTCTCTCTTCCTTAAAACTGGATTGCAAAATGGAAGTCAGTGTACCAGACAAGCTTGCAGTTGTagatgaatggagaaaagaaatgggCCTGTGCTGGAAAGAAGTGGCATATCTTG GAAATGAAGTGTCTGATGAGGAGTGCTTGAAGAAAGCGGGCCTCAGTGGTGTTCCTGCTGATGCCTGTGCCGCTGCCCAGAAGGCTGTTGGATATATTTGCAAAAGCTATGGTGGCCGTGGTGCCCTCCGAGAGTTTGCAGAGCACGTTTTCCTACTAATGGAAAAGGTTATTAATTCATGCCAAAAATAG